aacgtgaataatttttttttgttttttaaaaattagtttaaggtaaattaaatttgtttgtactgcaatctcaattttattcatgataatattttacttaattttattacacgcggGATAAATCATGATAATTGTAGttattgtcgaatgaattttatacgtaatgaaattgttgatttttttaaaaaaaattgtgttttactcgaaaaactagtacttaatattatttaataacactacataaattagaaggatatcgcatgatgacgtagcatttgtgaaatttgatcgcaattccaattatgttattgctAGGCccgacccagttaaaaaaaaattcagtttttatttttattttaatatatatatatatatatatttaattattttataacctcaatttgaaaagtatttttttaagaaaacacattaaactactttttctttaaccttaatttcaaccacagttttaatcaaacacttattttttcaaaccaacctcaactaaaagtactttttataaaaatattttttttcaaaccacaaccacaatagcTACCGCAGTACCAAACACACAGCCTAATAGTCCACGTGTTGCCTAGAGCCTAGCTATGCCGGTAGCGTGGCCAGCCTATCCTCTCTCTACACACTGATGTTTGCTTTTATCGTAATTCattgttaaattataattaggCAAATACAAAGAAGAAGTAATAAATGAATTATAGAATGGCGAAATACGTAATAATTGTAAGCTTGCCGACTTGGAACATTGTGAAATAGAATAATACTACACTATATGCGTGTCGTGCTACATCGTCAACCggattaagttttttataacataaaaaaaaatcagataatgATAATTTAAGCAAATATTGGTTAATTTTACTATGTGagatataaaagtaaaataactcacaataaagaaaagtgaaaagaaattgCAAACTTCAAgatataataaactaaaatcaaatgaggaaaaaaaaacaattttaaaaaaatataatgttgaagaagTAAAACCGAATAAACTCGAACTAGCTTAACTAACTTATGATCCACAATATAAAATCGAGATAACAAAAAAttagaatctaaaaaaaaaaaacctagtaaaaaagaccaaagtttagtaaaaaaaaattcaagttaatcCGGGTTAACTTTACTAACCTATTCTCGTTATAACCtaacagaaaaaaaagtgaaaaaataaaaaaactcaaaggtcaataatttaatgtcaaatgataaaattaaaaaaaaaaatcaatatcatttaaaaaaaaagtaaaggggAAGAAACATCGTCATTTATGACATGAgatcaagacaaaaaaaaaattagacttcCGAAAGaacctagcaaaaaaaaaatcaaagttaaataaaaaaacattgaaaaaaaaaaacttgaacttaCTCGTGTTAAATTGATGAGTCCACACTCAGGATAAcccaacagaaaaaaaaaaaaaaatcacaactcaAGGGCTAATAATTTAATgacaaaggataaaattaaaaaaaaatcaatttcttacaaaaaaaccATTGAGGAAAGATATCTGAATCAACTCGACTAACCTGTTACTTAGGATATGAGATAAAGATAactcgacaaaaaaaaaaaaaaaaaacaatgagattaaaataattcttccGCAGCCAAATCGGACCTCTATTGTGAGCACGCATACACAGTTGAAAAGAGGATAACTTGCCACTTCCAACGCTGCTATGGATGGAGGATTTTTGGTAATCATATGGCCCTGTATGCACCACTCGAAAGGCTTGAGGGCTGTCACGTTCTGACACATGCgccaacaaatttttttaataatatttaattatttaaaattatcaaataactcCAAACTAAatccaaaaatcacaaaaaagcCCTAGAATAAAAAGACTGAAACACTTGTGAAACtaaccttagtttttttttaatttaaaggaaAAGGTAATTAATCTCaacagaagaaaataaattgcataatggactctctctctctcttcatatCTGTAGCAAAAATTGAAGGTCCTCCAATTTTATTCATAACATCTGGATTTGGAATGTAAAATGTCTTGTACTTGAATCACTTTTTGTAAATTCTAACACTTTGAATGCAAAACAGGTCATTGGTATCAGAGATGTCATTCCTCCACCTCTACGCAGAGAATTTACTGATGTCTACATTGCCACGGAACTCATGGACACTGATCTTCACCATATTCTTCGTTCCAACCAAGGTTTGTCAGAGGAGCATTGCCAGGTAATACATTTCAGTTTTTAGTTCTTGTTGAACTTCGCAATGTAATTCAGTAGTTAATTACATGACACTGATCTCTTTCTGTTCATTGATGATGGGCAGTACTTCTTGTACCAGACTCTTCGAGGATTGAAATACATACACTCTGCTAATGTTATTCATAGAGATCTGAAACCCAGCAATTTATTGGTAAATGCAAATTGTGACTTGAAGATCTGCGATTTTGGTTTAGCTCGGCCAAATTCAGAGAATGAGTTTATGACAGAGTATGTTGTTACCAGATGGTATCGTGCACCTGAGTTATTGCTCAACTCCTCAGACTATACTGCTGCTATAGATGTGTGGTCTGTAGGTTGCGTCTTTATGGAGATTATGAATAGAAAACCTCTATTTCCAGGCAAAGATACTGTGCATCAGATGCGCTTATTGACAGAGGTACGATAGATAGAACTGAAGCAAACATTGCTTGCATGGttttaacaaattttgtttGGAATATCTCTTGTTGTGTTTAGGATCTATATTCAGAAGAATGTTGAGGCGTTAGATTACACGTTATAactgattttctatttttcttttttcttttccattcagAAAAGAGCCAACTTCGGCTGCATTCAAAGTGTAGGAAACTAATAACAGAAGGATTTGGCAGAAATATGTAACACTGTTCCACCTAAAAAACTTATTCCAGAATAAATGGGTAATTATTGCTGATATGCACTAATTGACAATCATCATGTATGTTCGTTATTGACATTTTTGGAAAGGATACAAGACCTGGGATGTTCATCTTGGCTTGCTTTGCATCTGTTTCTAACAGTTCAGGTTCTATAGGGTTTCACTTGTGATGTTAATGTTTCTTCCAATGAACTACGCATAAGAAGTgaatgtttatcttaattttattaaccgCAGCTTCTTGGCACACCAACTGAATCTGATCTTGGGTTTGTCCGGAATGAGGATGCAAGAAGATACATCCGGCAACTCGATTCGCGTCCTCGTCGGTCGTTAGCTGAACTTTTCCCACTTTTTCAACCGCTGGCCATTGATCTTGTAGATAAAATGCTGACATTTGATCCCACCAGAAGAATTACTGGTGAGTTTGACATCCTTATTTTGATGCTTTTCTGATACATAACTGAATTGCAATAATTTTTCGTTGAGATGAATATTCTCCATATATGTTGATCTGCCAGTGAAAGCTCAGTCTATGTTGATTTTGTTGGCTGCGAGGAAAATCCATTTACAAACAACCCTAGACCTGCAAAACATGTTAAACTTTTTTCCTAATTATTGGGAGTTGCTTCAGCATTTGAGCTCACTTTGCGTGTTTAAGTAGCCTGGTCTTTCTTTGATCTAATTATTTCAGTTTCTAAATACTTTCTAAGAAAAACTTGTGCTCCACAACTTTGACATTCCATTAGAGACGACTTCCATCTGTTTCTTTCTAAAAGCAAGATTTGTCTGTATCAGTTGAAGAAGCATTGGCTCATCCATACCTTGCAAGGTTACATGACATAGCAGATGAACCAGTCTGCCCAGAGCCTTTCTCCTTTGAGTTTGAGCAACAACCCTTGACAGAAGAGCAAATGAAGGATATGGTCTATGAGGAGGCTATAGCACTCAATCCAGAATATGCATGATATTAGGGAAAATATATGTGATAtccagatttttattttaatgttccTTTAGCACTACCAATCCCTATGCCATTTACGGCAATGGGTCACTCTCACAGATTAAACAAGAAATATCAGCTTTTGATGGTCTTTTGTATATGCAAATTTTGATCCTGGACTTGCTAATTGTTCATCCCTTCATTTCCATGGTTGCTATTACATTTTCTAATATCTACACTCTTCCATCCTCTTGACCtactttttctttctcaactgTCATTACAAAGGTCATAACTTTGtcattaatgttaaataatacatttattttattttattttattaatagtaaaatagtatttttaacttaatctatatataaattctttatatttagattaaatgaTGTACTGttcacaaataaacaaaaaaaaaagatttctgacctctttttctttaatgtttgtattttttctttgtgtttattgaattgttttaacaATTAACAAGGTAATGGAGTTAAGGGTCTGTCAGATAAAGGCCTGAAAACCCTTCCTGAGCAACACGTAAGATTTGATATCCGTAATTTGTATGTCAAAATGGGATGATCAAAAGGTTGCAGAGTCAGTTTGTGAGGCAGCAATTATATAAGGTTTCTTTCAGATCATCAATTACGGGGTGCCATTGGAGGTTCTTCGAGTTGCCAGCAGAGGTAAAAAGGAGGTACTTGAAAGAGAATTCGTCATCTAACACTGTCCTCTTGGGAACAAGCTAGCTTTAGTCCTCATGGAGAGAGTTTTTGAGTGGAAAGATCACCTCGACCTTGTTTTAGTTGTTTATATCTCAGAACATCACGTACGCCTTCCTTTATTGGCCTTCTGTGATCTAAACctctttaatttgtaaaaataactTGCACCTTTTTTTTGAAAGGGAACAAGTTCTTGAATACATGAGGAGTTCCAGTAAAGAGGTAATGTTCAATCGGACTCGGGCTATGACTCACTCGGCTCTTTTATTATGGTGGTGGGTAGAAGAGTAATAGAGGTGCTGTTGAAGGGGCTCAACATTCTCAACATTAAGGATAATATAAAGAATGGGTGGAATggggatcaacatcaactattacCCCAAGTGCCCAGAACCTGAACTGGCAACTGGAGTGGGCTGTGACTCTGATATCTCAACAATCACACTCCTCTGGTATAATATCTACaggaaaactgaaaaaacattagtttttaaaaaataaaataataaacaaacctCGACGAATCTATCTCAAATATGGATGATTCAAACGCTGTTACAGAAAATGATGTTTGATCATCAAATTACCCAGCACGTGTTGCCACCCACTTTCTAGcaccaatatatatttttggaataCTGCAACAAACTACTACGCTCTCGCAATCAGAGCAATATAACTTCATTAATAACATGATCTGTATGCTCTTGCAAATGGCTTCTGTTTAACGGGTGCCTTCCATTGAGAGAAACAGCtctaatttttaagaaaaaaaaaaatgattggagCAGAATAGTAcactaaataatataaaaaaagaaaactgtaAGAACAAACTAAGAAATGATTGGAGCAGAATAGTACACTAAATAAGATTGGCATCTCTACTTGCCAAAAATTCTCTTTGCTTGCCAGAGGTAACACCTGCTGTGCGATGGCAGCAGTTAGCAAAAATTTTCCTCTGACCTATGATTGGCACACCACACGATTCAGATGACTCCTTCACTTTGGCACTCTTTCAAGCAAGGGTTTTccttatttaattctattttctaGCCAAAGACTCTCCCTTGTGCTCGCTGCCTGCTGTAACCACAAAACCTGCTCCTACCTGGAAAGAAGACATAGCAAAATGACAACATAGAATACACATGAAACCATGCACTGTGTGTACCTGAGCGAGTGAGAAAAGGGAGAGAGGGACAGGTGAGGGTGAGAGGACCTGGCAGTCTTTCAACACAGCTCGCTCTTGGAGCTGGGCATTGCTACAAATCACGGATCCTTGGATTGAACAACCATCTCCAATAGTAACATGGTTCATGACAACTGAATTAACCACCTGCAGttacaaaaaatttagattCAATGACTTGACAACTACATTGTCAAAGTTACAATATGTCCtatttatgaatatataaaacTACAGTAAATTATATATGACAGCAAAAGCAAACAACCCGTAGCTTCATTATAGCTTGTGTTATGATATATGCCTTTTCATTTGAACTTTGTGATTAAAAATCATCATACCTTCACATTGGAACCTATCCGGCAGTGACGGCCAATAACAGATCGCTTGACACTACACTTGTCACCCATTTGGGAACCTTCCCATAGCATACAATGAGGCCCCACCTACACCcatcaaattaacttttaagtACACAACCAGATTTATCAGACCAGGTGCCCAAGATAAATTGTTACTGAAATTAAACTAGTGATTTTAGAAGtgtagtattttattttttttaaagtacacTCACAGTAGTTCTTGATCCAAGCTGTGCAGAAGGATGGATGATGTTGTTATGAGCAGAGAAGGAATATCCCGACAGACGACTGGCATCGCCTATGACCTGACATTTCACAggttgaaaatgagcaataaaAACTGCAAAAGTAGAAGTGACAACATAATAATATCCAATAAGAACATCAGCAGCATAAACTTACATCTCGATTGATATCACTGAATGCTTGAATAGAATTTAAGCGCTGACAGTAGCTGCTCTTGCTGGCAATGTAAGCACAGCATTTATGGATTCTTCGAACATGAGTAGAACCACTGCTACCTGAAGAGAGTTCATGGAAGCTTGGAGTAGATGCATTGGCCATGATTTGAGATACCACTGCTTGGTTGTTTTGAGAACCAACCTTCTCATTTCCACTTTCTTCTGCTTGTGGCACACCATTAAATAATAACTCTGATTTCTATCATCAAATGTAGATAGTTGAAcccgttttaagttttattttaccaaaatgCAAGGCAAACAGAAACCAGGTATACAAGGAATTTATTTGACTAACCAACTGACTCCGAACAAGATAAGGCAACACATCCTCTTTTAAGCTTTGAAATTCATCCTTCTCATCCAAAACTTCTTGCAAAACAGATCTGAAAGAGATAGACAGGGATGGTGAAGATAGAGAACACCTGACAtggaaaaacaacaacaacaacaacaaaaaatgacaaGTTGTAAAAAGACCAACCTCTTGAATGCATACATATGAGCATCCATGAGATCAGCTCGTATTTCCATCTAATGAAATGATAGAAAATAACACTAGATTAAGAaccacaattccataaaaattattaaatacaacCAAGTACTAGAAATATGAAAATCTTTCAAGTACACATGTTGGGATTTCAATATGTTCAGAAAGCACAAGAACTAAACAATAACTAGAAGATTTTATTAAGAAGATAGGGATAGATGAGTCTCCATTACCTGACCTACTGCACGAAGAATGCTCTTCTGGATTCGAATATCTTTCTCAACTTCAGCTCCTGGAAAGAGTTCCAGAATGAGCATTATGAGCAGATAAGTGGGaactagaaccaaaataaaatccaaacatAAAACCTGTTGCTATGTGTAATAAAAACTGCTTTGAAGGGTCCAATCCAATGATGTTGTAGCGTCTtggtttcttgattttatcCTTTCCACCTGAAGATCCTGACTCTGTAGGTCCACTGACAGGAGCAGGGCAAAGCATTGTGGTCACCACTGCATTATGCTTTCTATGAGCAGCTGCAAGTGCACCAGGAGGAACATCAAAAACAAGATCGCCACTCACAACCTGCAGGAAGATGAAGTGTGAATGGCTGTAATGAATTGAAGACTTAGGactaaaaaatacttcaaaggATTTGAATGCTGACCAAAATGTCATTTGCAGTCAAGTGGTGAGCAATTGCCCGAAGAGCACCGGCAGTTCCAACATCCTCATGAACTGCAGCAACCTGCAGCGTTATATAGCACCTATAAGTTCAAATTTTATCGATAAGAAATGAATGACACAGAATAGAGTACAATGCAGTTAATAAAAATCCTGAAATATAACAATGCTAGCATCGGCAACACCAGAATACAAAATGCAATAGGTTGCAGCAGAGCACGTGATGCCAGCTCCCATTTGTAGAATTGCAGAAAAATGAAATGACTTATTTTTGGAGATTAATATAAACTGCATACAATTAATGGTATCTTTGAGACAAAGGAATGATAGCAGTACTATATGACCTCAAGCAAGAAGCTCAAATACCAACAGAACAGAAAGTTCCAGACTAATCTAGCCCGGTCCATGACCAGTGTGTTTGCTTCATTTTAACAAAGATGCAAACTAGCTATGCCTTTCTTTCCATCTCAATTGACATGTTCTTGTAGGTTTAAGAGAAAGTGGTGAGCAtttcaggaaaaaaatcaactacCTATGTCTACTACTATATGGTTTCAAACCctaggaataaaaaaacatgtcccAAATAATTTAGTGCAGCAGCACCAGTCATTTTACCAGAAGAAAGTCATGCAATAAAACAAGTATAGATAGGTCTTCTGCTCTTGTTATTAGTTATTATAAGCTTGAGTACCCTAAATAATCACACTTCCCATCACTGATGGTGATTAGGGATCCATAATCACCAGGGCATAGTAATTAAACCTAGGTTTCAAAACATACTTTGGAATTTTGCATGGCATGTGTTTCTCAAAACCTAAGTTACAAGATTTAACTGAGCAGATATGAACTCTATGTTTTTTCCCATTTTGTTGCTATTCAGACCATTCACAAATGACAGAAAAAGGGTTAGTAAGCGAGACATATCAGATGACAAAAGAAGGCTTCTAGAAATTTAATGGCATGTCACTGTGCCGTGAGCTTTAATTACTGAGGATAAAAGTTACGTGAGATAAAAACCTGGGAAGTTTATGAAGAGATTTTCATCTCAACGCTCAGAAAAACCAAGCAATGCAACAACCCATTTTTTATCTCCTAAAACTCTTCAGTGTTGAGTTCAAAACACTGCAAGGATTTTTTGAAGCAAAACACTTTGGGACAAATAACAGCCAGATGCTGAATATTCTGCAATGAGAAACACTTCTAAACATCGGCAAGTCCAACACTTGAATTCATACCCAGGCGGCAACTGGTCCATAAGTCCATGTCACATGGATCACTTGAATTGTAACTATAGTtgatatagaaaaacaaatagaacGGTCATTTTTCAAGGTCACATTATAGTTTTAATTGTTTGGTTAAACAGTTTTCACAAAATGAAGTCTCCTGTGTCATTACTCTTAACCTAATCATTTCCGTGCAACATTCGCCGTCAATTTCTGATTAGTTATTTCAGTGACTTAAAAACAGCATACATCATGCAATCAAACATCGAACACCATCAATTACAAATTATATTAGATCAACAAAAAAACGTTATCTTTATTGcaatttagaaggaaaaaaggaaGTACCTCAACATGTAAACGATCAACATAAGCATTTGATATCCAACCACCGACTTGAATAGCAGCATCTTCCCCTTCAACAACCTATAACATAACAATACGTATTAAATTAAGAGCCGGCATTAGAAAGAAACCCGAAGCCCCAAAGGCAACTGAGAAAACCCATCACTATTACACATTTGCTATCGATTTACTTTAGAATCTTAACAAtggaattaaactttatttatttatttattgggttCAAGATTATGAATGAATATTCCAAAATAGAAGCAGCCTTTTCAAATtcagtttttcttctccttttgccTTTTTCTTCCACTAGTAGAGAAAGCAAAACAGAACAAGCAAAAAGATAATAaggaatctcaaaaaaaaaaaaataataataataataataaggagaAGCATACCACAATAAGATCCTTAAGGTTACTGAGTTCCAATTGCTCCAACACGTAAGAAAGAACAGGGCGGTTAGCCACCGGAAGCAGCGCTTTTGGCACTTCCTGCATtcgcaaaacaaaaataagcaagaaaataaaatcaaagagaagACCAAATTAAAGTAAATCGTCGTCGGTAAAGAAATTAGAGCGTTTATTTAATAGTTGTTTTCTCGAGAAACAAacagaaagagaagaagaggcaaGTGAAGGGATTAGGAAGCAAACCTTGGAGACGAGAGGAAGTAATTTTTTAGAAGTGCCACCGGCAAGGACTACAACCTGAAAATCCatctctcaatatttttttattctttatttctgagagagggagagggagagggagaggtggAAGCGAAATCAAGCTAGGAGGAGAtgtcttaggttttttttttttttttttttttggtcttttgtATTTTAGTGGAAAGCAGGGTGTCTTCTTTTCCTCTTGATGGTCTAGTTTATATATATGGCTGGAGGAATCGCGATAAAATGAAAATGGTACTTGCCGCAGTTTAGCAATTTCAGATTTTCAGGACTGTCGTTTCTTAcctaggctccgtttgtttgcaccGGGGAAAATGAATAAAGTGAATtcaaagtattttccgatgtttggtagtgttatggaaaatgaactggaaaacacttaaTGTTCAAGTCTACAAttgaatatctttttaattaagggCTATTGGACTTTTGATATTTAAACCCCAAAAAGGGTGCTAGCTTGCAAATTCGCTGCTAGAGCGCTCTGCTTTAATTGCATGCGAGAGAAGCACGGGGTTTAAGTTGACTGGAATTGGACCTTTGACCCGATAGTCATGGGAAACTCCATAATCTTACTTCAATCTA
This genomic interval from Populus alba chromosome 1, ASM523922v2, whole genome shotgun sequence contains the following:
- the LOC118047091 gene encoding mitogen-activated protein kinase 3; its protein translation is MANYAPGNGDLPAIPTHGGQFIHYNIFGNLFEITSKYRPPITPIGRGAYGIVCSVLNSETNEKVAIKKIANAFDNYMDAKRTLREIKLLRHLDHENVIGIRDVIPPPLRREFTDVYIATELMDTDLHHILRSNQGLSEEHCQYFLYQTLRGLKYIHSANVIHRDLKPSNLLVNANCDLKICDFGLARPNSENEFMTEYVVTRWYRAPELLLNSSDYTAAIDVWSVGCVFMEIMNRKPLFPGKDTVHQMRLLTELLGTPTESDLGFVRNEDARRYIRQLDSRPRRSLAELFPLFQPLAIDLVDKMLTFDPTRRITVEEALAHPYLARLHDIADEPVCPEPFSFEFEQQPLTEEQMKDMVYEEAIALNPEYA
- the LOC118047093 gene encoding uncharacterized protein, giving the protein MDFQVVVLAGGTSKKLLPLVSKEVPKALLPVANRPVLSYVLEQLELSNLKDLIVVVEGEDAAIQVGGWISNAYVDRLHVEVAAVHEDVGTAGALRAIAHHLTANDILVVSGDLVFDVPPGALAAAHRKHNAVVTTMLCPAPVSGPTESGSSGGKDKIKKPRRYNIIGLDPSKQFLLHIATGAEVEKDIRIQKSILRAVGQMEIRADLMDAHMYAFKRSVLQEVLDEKDEFQSLKEDVLPYLVRSQLKSELLFNGVPQAEESGNEKVGSQNNQAVVSQIMANASTPSFHELSSGSSGSTHVRRIHKCCAYIASKSSYCQRLNSIQAFSDINRDVIGDASRLSGYSFSAHNNIIHPSAQLGSRTTVGPHCMLWEGSQMGDKCSVKRSVIGRHCRIGSNVKVVNSVVMNHVTIGDGCSIQGSVICSNAQLQERAVLKDCQVGAGFVVTAGSEHKGESLARK